A region of Chitinophaga horti DNA encodes the following proteins:
- the gcvT gene encoding glycine cleavage system aminomethyltransferase GcvT has product MKNTPFTEKHIALGAKMAAFAGYNMPISYSGINEEHLAVRNNAGVFDVSHMGEFILKGENALDLIQRVTTNDASKLTAGKAQYSALPNEDGGLVDDLLVYCIEENKVYMLVVNASNIEKDWNWIQKFNTRNVEMHNISDRTCLLAIQGPNATSMLQPLTEVDLVNMKYYTFAKGTFAGVPDVVISATGYTGAGGIEIYFEDKDGNADKIWDALFELGTPKGLKPIGLAARDTLRLEMGFCLYGNDIDDRTSPMEAGLGWITKFTKDFTNRATFEKQKAEGVQQKLVGFEMIDRGIPRHDYEIKTAEGETIGRVTSGTQSPSLQKAIGLGYVKTPFAVLDTEIYIAVRDKLLKAKVVKAPFLN; this is encoded by the coding sequence ATGAAGAATACTCCTTTTACGGAAAAACACATCGCCCTGGGCGCTAAGATGGCTGCCTTTGCTGGTTACAACATGCCCATTTCTTACAGCGGTATCAATGAAGAGCACCTCGCCGTTCGCAACAATGCGGGCGTATTTGACGTAAGCCACATGGGCGAGTTTATCCTGAAAGGAGAAAACGCCCTGGACCTCATTCAGCGCGTAACTACTAACGACGCATCCAAACTTACCGCGGGTAAAGCGCAGTACAGCGCCCTGCCCAACGAAGACGGCGGCCTGGTTGACGATCTGCTGGTATATTGCATCGAGGAGAACAAGGTGTATATGCTGGTAGTAAACGCATCCAACATTGAAAAAGACTGGAACTGGATCCAAAAGTTCAACACCAGGAATGTAGAGATGCATAACATCTCTGACAGGACTTGTTTGCTGGCCATCCAGGGGCCTAACGCCACCAGCATGCTACAACCGCTTACGGAAGTAGACCTGGTAAATATGAAATATTACACCTTCGCGAAAGGCACCTTTGCCGGCGTACCCGACGTGGTGATCAGCGCAACTGGTTACACGGGCGCTGGCGGTATTGAGATATATTTTGAAGATAAAGACGGCAACGCAGACAAAATCTGGGACGCCCTGTTCGAACTCGGCACACCTAAAGGTCTGAAGCCAATCGGCCTGGCTGCCCGCGACACCCTGCGCCTGGAAATGGGCTTTTGCCTGTACGGTAACGACATCGACGACCGTACCTCCCCCATGGAAGCTGGCCTGGGCTGGATCACGAAGTTTACCAAAGACTTTACCAACCGCGCTACTTTCGAAAAGCAAAAGGCCGAAGGCGTTCAGCAAAAACTGGTAGGGTTCGAAATGATCGACAGAGGTATTCCGCGTCACGATTACGAGATCAAAACCGCTGAAGGTGAAACGATTGGCCGCGTAACATCCGGTACGCAGTCGCCATCCCTGCAAAAAGCAATTGGCCTTGGATACGTAAAAACGCCTTTTGCCGTTCTTGATACAGAAATTTACATTGCCGTTAGAGATAAATTACTGAAGGCGAAAGTTGTAAAAGCGCCTTTTCTGAACTAG
- a CDS encoding M20/M25/M40 family metallo-hydrolase, whose translation MKRLLLLPLACLSLIATAQKKADKKTATSLQAHINYLASDKLEGRRTGTAGEKLAAAYISAQMKQAGITPGEGNDYLQEFTVREGKEAGPGTKLTINNKQFTSKQFTPLPFSANKSASGEVLPGVNEPDNVWMLDVKELEGMESPHADAAAVYLAAAKEAEKNKAKGVIFFNGKETQGAVAKWLSSQHTALNIPVLWAGAEASKVLADQNANDFQISMAVDLQQTKRTGTNVIGYINNNAPTTIIIGAHYDHLGYGEDENSLGAGEKAIHNGADDNASGTAALLELGRQLKASKNKKSNYLLIAFSGEELGLFGSKYYTQNHTLDFKKVNFMINMDMVGRLDNNKGLQIGGIGTSPSWGSILKASLPKELKVTYDSSGTGPSDHTSFYRSDLPVLFLFTGTHSDYHKPTDDADKINIDGEVQIVKLVYDIIENSTKQDKLMFTKTKEMQMGTSPRFSVTLGIMPDYTFSGGGVRADGVSEGKPAKKAGLQAGDVIVQLGNSKIADLEAYMAALATFKAGDKTTVKVKRGATEKTFDITF comes from the coding sequence GTGAAAAGACTTTTGCTGTTACCGCTGGCGTGCCTCTCCCTCATCGCCACCGCTCAGAAGAAAGCCGACAAAAAAACGGCCACCAGCCTGCAGGCCCATATTAACTATCTCGCCAGCGATAAACTGGAAGGTCGTCGTACGGGTACTGCCGGTGAAAAACTGGCTGCCGCTTACATTTCCGCTCAAATGAAACAGGCCGGTATTACGCCGGGCGAAGGCAATGACTATTTACAGGAATTTACAGTGCGCGAAGGCAAAGAGGCTGGCCCAGGCACCAAATTAACCATCAACAACAAACAGTTTACCAGCAAACAATTCACGCCGCTGCCATTCAGCGCCAATAAAAGTGCTTCGGGAGAAGTGCTGCCCGGCGTGAATGAACCCGACAACGTTTGGATGCTCGACGTGAAAGAACTCGAAGGTATGGAAAGTCCGCATGCAGACGCAGCAGCCGTTTACCTGGCCGCCGCAAAAGAAGCGGAAAAGAATAAAGCGAAGGGGGTTATCTTTTTCAATGGGAAAGAAACGCAAGGCGCCGTCGCGAAGTGGTTGTCCAGCCAACACACGGCATTAAACATCCCTGTATTATGGGCAGGTGCGGAAGCGAGTAAAGTACTCGCAGATCAAAATGCCAATGATTTCCAGATATCGATGGCGGTGGACTTACAGCAAACCAAACGCACCGGCACCAACGTCATCGGTTATATTAATAATAATGCACCCACTACGATTATTATCGGTGCGCACTACGACCATCTTGGTTATGGGGAAGATGAAAACTCCCTGGGCGCCGGCGAAAAAGCGATCCACAACGGCGCCGACGACAACGCCAGTGGTACGGCCGCCTTACTGGAGCTCGGCCGCCAGCTGAAAGCATCTAAAAACAAAAAGAGCAATTACCTGCTGATCGCCTTTTCCGGAGAGGAACTCGGCCTGTTCGGCTCAAAATATTACACGCAAAACCATACGCTTGATTTTAAGAAGGTGAACTTCATGATCAATATGGATATGGTTGGCCGCCTGGATAACAATAAAGGTTTGCAGATCGGTGGTATAGGCACTTCTCCCAGCTGGGGAAGTATTTTAAAGGCCTCGCTCCCAAAGGAATTGAAAGTAACATACGATTCTTCCGGCACGGGCCCGTCCGACCACACTTCATTTTACCGCAGCGACCTGCCAGTATTATTCCTGTTCACCGGTACGCATAGCGACTATCACAAGCCAACCGATGACGCCGACAAAATTAACATCGACGGCGAAGTGCAGATCGTGAAGCTGGTGTACGACATTATCGAAAATTCTACGAAGCAGGATAAACTGATGTTCACCAAAACGAAGGAAATGCAGATGGGCACCAGTCCGCGCTTTAGTGTAACACTGGGCATCATGCCTGATTATACTTTCAGCGGTGGCGGCGTACGCGCCGACGGCGTGAGCGAAGGCAAGCCCGCAAAGAAGGCTGGTTTGCAGGCAGGCGACGTCATTGTTCAACTGGGCAATAGCAAAATAGCTGACCTGGAAGCCTACATGGCAGCCCTGGCAACCTTCAAAGCCGGTGATAAAACTACGGTGAAGGTGAAACGCGGTGCCACCGAAAAAACTTTCGATATTACTTTCTAA
- a CDS encoding NUDIX hydrolase: MHQHIRVTVDAVIFGYNSRDGLSVLLIKRTIPPYIFKWALPGGFAHNDEPLEDCVKRELRSETGIQINYLEQLYTFGAPERDPRGRVLSVAYFGLVRPTALSTPPKPVINSSFLNKTSDDREARWCKLNELPQLAFDHNMIIEKALVRLRNKVRYEPIGFELLDSKFPISELEKLYELLLSRPIDRRNFQKKLNSLGILIAHEEKQKAALQGRPAKLFSFNEQEYSKLRDEGVYFEI; encoded by the coding sequence GTGCATCAACATATAAGAGTTACGGTCGACGCCGTAATTTTCGGTTACAATTCCCGGGATGGACTGTCGGTTTTGCTGATTAAACGCACCATCCCGCCCTATATCTTTAAATGGGCCCTGCCCGGAGGCTTTGCCCACAACGACGAACCGCTTGAAGACTGTGTTAAGCGGGAGTTGCGCTCGGAAACGGGTATCCAGATCAATTATCTTGAACAGCTTTACACTTTCGGGGCGCCAGAGCGTGACCCGAGAGGGCGTGTACTGTCTGTCGCGTACTTCGGCCTGGTAAGACCAACCGCGTTAAGCACACCACCCAAACCGGTTATCAACTCCTCGTTCCTGAACAAAACAAGTGACGATCGAGAAGCCCGCTGGTGTAAGCTGAATGAATTACCGCAGCTCGCATTCGACCATAACATGATCATCGAAAAAGCACTTGTCCGTCTCCGTAATAAGGTGCGTTATGAACCCATCGGCTTCGAATTGCTCGACAGCAAGTTCCCGATTTCGGAGCTGGAGAAATTGTACGAGCTATTATTATCCCGCCCGATCGACCGTCGAAATTTTCAGAAGAAACTTAATTCGCTCGGAATTTTGATCGCGCATGAAGAGAAACAAAAAGCCGCTTTACAAGGCCGACCTGCCAAATTGTTCAGTTTTAATGAGCAGGAGTACTCAAAACTCAGGGACGAAGGGGTTTACTTTGAGATTTAG
- a CDS encoding BamA/TamA family outer membrane protein, with product MRRKFLWSAALLFAGLTGKAQQADTLVPARKNSFFPLPAIGYAPEKGFEIGVAGLYSFYIDNKNPSPATRNSSIILIASVTTEKQWKLDLRTDFWTRDNAWHLKGNVRYHDFPFYFYGTGDSTHYDDRSLVGNRRLKGLFEAEKRFGRHFFVGPSLLFQHDRFDAREDKGIYPGMTLVDKDGGHVTYIGVTGVFDNRDNQNYTRQGSMVRVNGSYAPEFLSSYPIWKLELKANHFFTFLKNNTVGLNAYASSIQGGTLPFYQLQELGNDFIMRGYYAGRYRDQNYLAGQAEYRYFIDPKLKIRLWKFEMKPTFALVAFAGTGSVFANRDFDIDRFKPNFGGGIRYFYDKSSRLTIRLDYGIGEQRPGEKRQTGFYLSLGEAF from the coding sequence ATGCGCAGGAAATTTTTATGGAGTGCGGCCCTTCTTTTTGCGGGCCTGACCGGCAAGGCTCAACAAGCGGACACGCTTGTGCCTGCCCGTAAGAATAGCTTTTTTCCGCTGCCGGCCATCGGCTACGCGCCGGAAAAGGGCTTCGAGATCGGTGTGGCGGGTTTGTATTCTTTTTATATAGATAACAAAAATCCATCGCCGGCGACCCGTAATTCCTCCATCATTCTTATCGCGAGCGTCACCACCGAGAAACAATGGAAGCTCGACCTGCGCACCGACTTCTGGACGCGCGACAATGCCTGGCATCTGAAGGGCAATGTCCGTTACCACGACTTTCCCTTTTACTTCTATGGCACCGGCGACTCCACGCACTACGACGATCGCTCGCTCGTAGGCAATCGCCGCCTCAAAGGCCTGTTCGAAGCAGAGAAACGCTTCGGACGCCACTTCTTCGTAGGGCCGTCGCTGCTCTTCCAGCACGACCGCTTCGATGCCAGGGAAGACAAAGGCATTTACCCTGGAATGACGCTGGTGGATAAAGACGGCGGCCATGTCACCTACATCGGTGTTACCGGAGTGTTTGACAACCGCGATAATCAAAACTACACACGCCAGGGTTCAATGGTACGTGTTAACGGCTCGTATGCGCCCGAGTTCCTGAGCAGTTACCCAATTTGGAAACTGGAACTGAAGGCCAATCACTTCTTTACTTTCCTGAAAAATAATACTGTCGGCCTCAACGCATATGCTTCCAGCATCCAGGGCGGCACACTTCCTTTTTACCAGCTGCAGGAGTTGGGCAACGACTTCATTATGCGGGGCTACTATGCCGGCCGTTACCGTGACCAGAACTACCTGGCAGGGCAAGCTGAGTATCGTTACTTTATAGATCCTAAACTAAAAATACGCCTCTGGAAATTCGAAATGAAGCCTACGTTCGCGCTGGTGGCCTTCGCCGGAACGGGTTCTGTTTTTGCCAATCGTGATTTCGACATCGACCGGTTTAAGCCGAATTTCGGTGGTGGTATTCGTTACTTCTACGACAAAAGTTCGCGCCTGACCATTCGTTTGGATTATGGTATAGGTGAGCAGCGGCCGGGCGAAAAACGCCAGACCGGGTTTTACCTGTCGCTCGGGGAAGCATTTTAA
- the thiH gene encoding 2-iminoacetate synthase ThiH, translated as MQKQAADVRRALSRRVRDLEDFKALVSPAAAAHLPQMATLSHTLTKQRFGNIMQLYVPLYLSNECQNICTYCGFSYDNKIKRKTLSGIEILKEVEAIRQMGYEHVLLVTGEAQQTVGVDYFLQALEIIRPHFAHISMEVQPLDREEYEQLIAKGLNTVLVYQETYHEADYRKHHPKGKKSKFDYRLETPDRLGQAGIHKIGLGVLLGLEDWRTDSFFTALHLAYLEKTYWQTRYSISFPRLRPFSGGLMPKVDMNDTELVQLICAYRLCFETVELSISTRESEVFRDNVIRLGITAMSAGSKTNPGGYAVDQQSLEQFEISDERSASEIADMLRRQQYEPVWKDWDVALGTC; from the coding sequence ATGCAAAAACAGGCTGCTGATGTGAGGCGCGCTTTGTCTCGCCGCGTGCGTGACCTGGAAGATTTCAAGGCTTTGGTATCGCCTGCCGCCGCCGCACATTTGCCGCAAATGGCGACGTTAAGTCATACACTTACCAAACAACGTTTCGGCAATATCATGCAGCTGTACGTGCCGCTTTATCTTTCCAACGAATGCCAGAACATATGCACCTATTGCGGGTTTAGTTATGATAACAAGATCAAACGCAAAACGCTTTCCGGAATTGAAATATTAAAAGAGGTAGAGGCCATCCGGCAGATGGGTTATGAACATGTGCTGCTCGTCACCGGCGAAGCCCAGCAAACAGTGGGCGTCGACTACTTCCTCCAAGCGCTGGAAATTATCCGTCCGCATTTCGCGCATATTTCCATGGAAGTGCAGCCGCTCGACCGCGAAGAGTACGAGCAGCTGATTGCGAAAGGATTGAACACGGTACTGGTGTACCAGGAAACGTACCACGAAGCAGACTACAGGAAACATCATCCGAAAGGAAAAAAGTCGAAGTTCGATTACCGCCTCGAAACGCCCGACAGGCTTGGACAGGCAGGGATTCATAAAATCGGCCTGGGAGTATTGCTCGGCCTCGAAGACTGGCGCACAGACAGTTTTTTCACCGCATTACATCTCGCCTATCTCGAAAAAACGTACTGGCAAACACGGTATAGCATCTCTTTCCCTCGCCTGCGGCCATTTTCTGGTGGCCTAATGCCGAAGGTAGATATGAATGACACAGAACTGGTGCAATTGATTTGTGCTTACCGGCTTTGCTTCGAAACGGTGGAGCTTAGCATCTCGACCCGCGAATCGGAAGTGTTTAGGGATAACGTGATCCGCCTGGGAATTACCGCGATGAGCGCCGGTTCTAAGACCAATCCGGGCGGCTACGCGGTTGACCAGCAATCGCTGGAACAATTCGAAATTTCGGATGAGCGCAGTGCCTCGGAGATCGCCGATATGTTACGCCGCCAGCAATACGAGCCGGTTTGGAAGGATTGGGACGTGGCGTTGGGAACGTGTTAA
- a CDS encoding thiazole synthase produces MEPLVIAGRTFTSRLFTGTGKFSATSVMEAALLASGTELVTVALKRVNMQQPEQDDMLSHVEHPGIHLLPNTSGVRTAKEAVYAAQLAREALETNWLKLEIHPDPKYLLPDPIETLLAAEELVKQGFVVLPYIHADPVLCKRLEDVGVAAVMPLGSPIGSNKGLRTIDFLEIIIGQSKVPVVIDAGIGAPSDAAKAMELGADAVLVNTAIAVSRDPVLMAAAFKQAVIAGREAYEAGLGMVAQTAQATSPLLSFLNPVS; encoded by the coding sequence ATGGAACCGTTAGTTATAGCAGGTAGAACATTTACGTCGCGCCTTTTTACCGGCACCGGCAAGTTTAGTGCGACGAGTGTGATGGAAGCCGCTTTGCTGGCCAGCGGTACGGAGCTGGTAACGGTGGCGCTCAAACGCGTAAACATGCAACAACCCGAACAGGACGATATGCTTTCGCACGTCGAGCACCCGGGAATACATTTGCTGCCGAATACTTCCGGCGTTCGTACGGCCAAAGAAGCGGTTTACGCCGCGCAGCTTGCCCGCGAAGCACTGGAAACCAACTGGCTTAAACTAGAAATACATCCCGACCCTAAATACCTGCTGCCCGACCCGATAGAAACGCTGTTGGCGGCGGAAGAGCTGGTGAAGCAAGGTTTCGTGGTGTTGCCTTACATTCACGCCGACCCGGTATTATGCAAACGCCTCGAAGATGTAGGCGTAGCCGCCGTGATGCCGCTCGGCTCGCCCATCGGCTCCAATAAAGGCTTACGCACGATCGACTTTCTGGAAATCATCATTGGCCAAAGTAAAGTGCCCGTAGTGATCGATGCCGGCATTGGCGCGCCATCCGATGCAGCAAAGGCAATGGAATTGGGGGCAGATGCGGTGTTAGTCAACACGGCGATCGCTGTTTCGCGCGATCCGGTGCTGATGGCGGCTGCGTTTAAGCAGGCGGTTATTGCAGGCAGGGAGGCTTATGAAGCTGGTTTAGGGATGGTGGCGCAAACCGCACAGGCAACCAGCCCGCTGTTATCATTCTTAAACCCGGTGTCATGA
- the thiE gene encoding thiamine phosphate synthase, with amino-acid sequence MIQQLLYISQAPHVENIRLACEAGCRFIQLRVKNESPEAWLRLAVEAKAVCDFYEAALFINDNPGIALKVQAAGVHLGLNDLSVADARKILGPRFIIGGTANEAAHIRKHEAEGADYIGLGPFRFTTTKEKLSPVLGLDGYRRVLAEAASPLPVLAIGGILREDIDGLLNAGLHGIAVSGLITHAEDRKALVTGILHQLKTFADGTVSYSR; translated from the coding sequence ATGATACAACAACTCTTATATATTTCACAAGCGCCGCATGTTGAAAACATACGGCTAGCCTGCGAGGCGGGGTGCCGTTTCATACAGCTGCGCGTTAAAAACGAATCACCGGAAGCGTGGCTGCGTCTGGCGGTTGAGGCAAAGGCGGTATGCGATTTCTACGAGGCTGCACTATTTATTAACGACAACCCCGGCATCGCGTTGAAGGTACAGGCGGCGGGTGTGCATCTTGGGCTGAATGATTTGTCGGTTGCAGATGCTCGTAAAATTTTGGGTCCGCGCTTTATCATTGGTGGCACTGCGAACGAGGCGGCGCATATCAGAAAGCATGAAGCGGAAGGCGCGGATTACATTGGTCTGGGGCCATTCCGCTTCACCACAACCAAAGAGAAACTAAGCCCGGTTTTGGGTTTAGATGGATACCGTCGCGTGTTGGCCGAGGCGGCCTCTCCCCTTCCGGTGCTGGCGATCGGCGGCATTCTCAGGGAAGATATTGACGGACTGCTGAACGCAGGTTTGCATGGCATTGCCGTATCAGGATTGATCACCCATGCGGAGGACAGGAAAGCCCTGGTGACAGGCATTTTGCATCAACTTAAAACATTTGCAGATGGAACCGTTAGTTATAGCAGGTAG
- a CDS encoding bifunctional hydroxymethylpyrimidine kinase/phosphomethylpyrimidine kinase, whose protein sequence is MPGGAVAAKHGSGCVLSAAITANLALGDPLVRACGKAKAYTYQFLKSNSSLLGLHQT, encoded by the coding sequence GTGCCTGGCGGGGCTGTCGCCGCGAAACACGGCTCGGGCTGCGTACTATCGGCGGCTATTACCGCTAACCTTGCCCTGGGCGATCCTTTGGTGAGGGCTTGCGGTAAAGCGAAGGCGTACACGTATCAATTTTTAAAAAGCAATTCTTCACTATTAGGCTTACATCAAACATGA
- a CDS encoding bifunctional hydroxymethylpyrimidine kinase/phosphomethylpyrimidine kinase, translated as MAPYVMTIAGLDPSAGAGLTADIKTFEAHGVYGFGVCSALTVQTDDHFYSVEWLPAGKIVAQATPLLEKFPVSYCKIGIMQSVATVQKVITALRIVSPQLRFVLDPVLKASAGFSFYNESGLRQWQDVLSEVELLTPNYHEAQAIGGDDDGDVAAAKLAQYTAVLLKGGIIRSYLV; from the coding sequence ATGGCACCATATGTAATGACGATTGCGGGGCTGGACCCAAGCGCGGGCGCGGGATTAACTGCGGATATTAAAACATTCGAAGCACATGGCGTGTATGGTTTCGGCGTTTGCTCGGCCCTTACTGTGCAAACAGATGATCACTTTTATTCGGTGGAATGGCTGCCTGCAGGCAAAATTGTAGCGCAGGCCACGCCGCTGCTGGAAAAGTTCCCGGTGAGTTATTGTAAGATCGGGATCATGCAGAGTGTGGCTACTGTACAAAAGGTGATCACTGCTTTGCGGATTGTAAGTCCACAATTACGTTTCGTGCTCGATCCTGTGTTGAAAGCGTCTGCCGGTTTTTCATTCTACAACGAAAGCGGATTGCGGCAATGGCAGGATGTGTTAAGCGAAGTGGAGCTGCTTACACCCAACTATCACGAAGCGCAGGCGATAGGCGGCGATGATGATGGTGATGTGGCAGCGGCGAAACTTGCACAGTATACGGCTGTGCTGCTGAAAGGGGGCATCATCCGCAGCTACCTGGTGTAG
- a CDS encoding thiamine phosphate synthase yields the protein MIWILTSPQAIPDEATHLNALLEAGADVLLLRKPGWEEEAYAQLLDQLSTRFYNRILVAGQPDLAMRYSLLGVHMSEMRRQALVKGVQKPHAMFGSTAVHAVEAIPYLKSYWDGLLVSPVFDSISKQGYKSAINTIPPATGTKLVALGGINVHTAPMARQMGFDGVAVMGALWDRPAESVHTFNNIKAAWHHM from the coding sequence ATGATCTGGATACTGACATCGCCGCAGGCCATACCGGATGAGGCCACTCATCTCAACGCCTTGTTAGAAGCGGGTGCCGATGTGCTCCTGCTTCGCAAACCAGGCTGGGAAGAAGAAGCCTATGCGCAGCTGCTCGACCAATTGTCAACGCGATTTTACAATCGCATACTGGTGGCAGGGCAGCCTGATCTCGCCATGCGCTACTCCTTGTTAGGCGTGCATATGAGTGAGATGCGCAGACAGGCGCTGGTAAAAGGTGTGCAGAAGCCGCATGCGATGTTCGGTAGTACTGCGGTGCACGCCGTGGAGGCCATTCCGTATCTGAAAAGTTATTGGGACGGACTGTTGGTAAGTCCTGTGTTCGATAGTATTTCAAAGCAGGGATACAAGTCTGCGATAAACACGATACCGCCTGCTACCGGTACAAAGCTGGTGGCACTTGGCGGCATCAACGTTCACACTGCGCCAATGGCCCGCCAGATGGGATTTGACGGCGTGGCGGTGATGGGCGCTCTTTGGGACAGGCCGGCGGAAAGTGTTCATACATTTAACAATATCAAAGCAGCATGGCACCATATGTAA
- the thiC gene encoding phosphomethylpyrimidine synthase ThiC, translating into MTTKQVISREPFPASKKIYVKGALHDISVAMREITLTPTRLNGRHGVETPNPSVPLYDTSGPYTDPDQEIDVRKGLPRLREQWILQRGDVEALPGISSAYGRQRMEDTSLDSLRFEHIRKPLRAKAGCNVSQLHYAKKGIITPEMEYIAIRENQLAEKLFEENSDLWQQHKGHSFGANTPVKFITPEFVRDEIAAGRAIIPNNINHPESEPMIIGRNFLVKINANIGNSAISSSIEEEVEKAVWACRWGADTIMDLSTGKNIHETREWIIRNSPVPIGTVPIYQALEKVNGKAELLTWELFRDTLIEQAEQGVDYFTIHAGVLLRYVPLTAKRMTGIVSRGGSIMAKWCLAHHKENFLYTHFEEICEIMKAYDVAFSLGDGLRPGSIADANDAAQFAELETLGELTRIAWKHDIQVMIEGPGHVPMHLIKENMTKQLEHCQEAPFYTLGPLTTDIAPGYDHITSAIGAAMIGWFGTAMLCYVTPKEHLGLPDREDVKQGVITYKLAAHAADLAKGHPGAQYRDNALSKARFEFRWEDQFNLSLDPDTARSYHDATLPAEGAKVAHFCSMCGPHFCSMKITQEVREFAAGQGVDEQAALHTGMQQQAEKFVEQGSDLYI; encoded by the coding sequence ATGACAACTAAACAAGTTATCAGCAGGGAGCCATTTCCTGCGTCCAAGAAAATCTATGTTAAAGGCGCGTTGCACGATATTTCGGTAGCTATGCGCGAAATAACCCTTACGCCTACCCGGCTGAATGGCCGTCATGGTGTGGAAACGCCTAATCCTTCAGTACCGTTGTACGATACAAGCGGTCCCTATACAGATCCTGACCAGGAGATCGATGTGCGGAAAGGTTTGCCCCGCCTGCGTGAACAGTGGATATTGCAGCGTGGCGACGTAGAAGCATTACCTGGTATTTCGTCTGCCTATGGCCGCCAGCGCATGGAAGATACTTCGCTGGATAGCCTGCGTTTTGAGCATATCCGTAAGCCGTTGCGCGCGAAAGCGGGTTGCAACGTATCGCAACTGCACTATGCGAAGAAAGGCATCATTACACCGGAAATGGAATACATCGCCATCCGCGAAAACCAGCTGGCAGAGAAGCTTTTCGAAGAGAACAGTGATTTATGGCAGCAACACAAGGGGCATAGCTTTGGCGCCAACACACCGGTGAAGTTCATCACGCCGGAATTTGTGCGCGATGAAATTGCTGCCGGTCGCGCTATTATTCCCAACAACATCAATCACCCTGAAAGCGAACCAATGATCATTGGCCGCAACTTCCTGGTGAAGATCAATGCTAATATTGGTAACTCGGCCATCAGCTCCAGCATCGAAGAAGAAGTGGAGAAAGCAGTATGGGCCTGTCGCTGGGGCGCCGACACCATCATGGACTTAAGCACCGGTAAAAACATTCACGAAACGCGCGAGTGGATCATTCGTAATTCGCCCGTGCCCATTGGCACCGTGCCTATTTACCAGGCGCTGGAAAAAGTAAACGGTAAAGCAGAACTGCTTACCTGGGAATTGTTCCGCGATACGCTGATAGAACAGGCGGAACAGGGAGTTGACTATTTCACGATTCATGCCGGTGTGTTATTGCGTTATGTACCGCTTACCGCCAAACGTATGACAGGCATCGTTTCCCGCGGAGGGTCGATCATGGCGAAATGGTGTTTGGCGCATCATAAAGAAAACTTCCTGTACACGCATTTCGAAGAGATCTGCGAGATTATGAAGGCATACGATGTGGCATTCTCGCTCGGGGACGGATTACGCCCGGGCAGTATTGCAGACGCTAACGATGCTGCGCAGTTCGCGGAATTGGAGACTCTCGGCGAACTCACCAGGATCGCCTGGAAGCATGATATACAAGTGATGATTGAAGGTCCGGGCCACGTGCCCATGCACCTCATCAAAGAAAATATGACGAAGCAGCTGGAGCATTGCCAGGAAGCGCCGTTCTATACGCTGGGGCCACTCACAACAGATATCGCACCTGGTTACGATCACATCACATCCGCCATTGGTGCGGCAATGATTGGCTGGTTTGGTACAGCCATGTTGTGTTACGTGACGCCGAAAGAGCATCTGGGTTTGCCTGACCGGGAAGATGTGAAGCAAGGTGTGATCACCTACAAACTGGCGGCCCACGCGGCTGACCTGGCCAAAGGTCATCCCGGTGCGCAGTACCGCGACAATGCATTGAGTAAGGCGCGTTTCGAATTCCGTTGGGAAGATCAATTCAACCTATCCCTCGATCCGGATACGGCAAGGTCTTACCACGATGCGACCCTGCCGGCGGAAGGTGCGAAAGTCGCGCACTTCTGTTCGATGTGCGGTCCACACTTCTGCTCTATGAAAATCACCCAGGAGGTACGCGAGTTCGCGGCTGGTCAGGGTGTAGATGAGCAGGCGGCATTACACACCGGCATGCAGCAACAGGCGGAGAAGTTCGTGGAACAGGGATCGGATCTCTATATATGA
- the thiS gene encoding sulfur carrier protein ThiS has protein sequence MEVLVNNKLYAVQPETTVAGLLQFIQLSSEKGVAIAVNNQVVPRQQWMSTSLQPADSITIIRATQGG, from the coding sequence ATGGAAGTGCTTGTAAACAATAAACTTTATGCAGTTCAGCCGGAAACCACGGTGGCTGGACTCTTACAGTTTATTCAATTGTCCTCGGAAAAAGGCGTAGCCATCGCCGTTAACAACCAGGTTGTGCCACGACAGCAATGGATGTCTACATCATTGCAGCCGGCAGACAGTATCACCATTATCCGTGCAACGCAGGGAGGATAA